From a single Pseudomonas triticicola genomic region:
- a CDS encoding carbonic anhydrase yields the protein MKALIDGFLKFQNEAFPQRSDLFKHLATTQQPGTLFITCSDSRVVPELLTQQEPGELFVIRNAGNIVPSYSPHPGGVSATVEYAVAVLGVTDIVICGHSDCGAMTAIAQCKCMDHLPAVSGWLQHAESAKVMNEARVHGSDAAKLSSMVRENVIAQLANIQTHPSVRLAQEQGRLNLHGWVYDIETGSIDALTSDRRTFVPLAERPETCAISAQASHAA from the coding sequence ATGAAAGCCCTGATCGACGGCTTCCTGAAATTCCAGAACGAAGCCTTCCCGCAACGCAGCGACCTATTCAAACATCTGGCCACGACTCAGCAACCCGGCACGCTGTTCATCACCTGTTCCGACAGCCGCGTGGTGCCTGAGCTACTGACCCAGCAAGAGCCCGGCGAACTGTTCGTGATCCGTAACGCCGGCAATATCGTGCCCTCCTACAGCCCGCATCCGGGCGGGGTCTCGGCGACGGTGGAGTATGCGGTGGCGGTACTGGGGGTGACCGATATCGTGATTTGCGGCCACTCCGATTGCGGCGCAATGACGGCGATTGCCCAGTGCAAATGCATGGATCACCTGCCCGCCGTCAGCGGCTGGCTGCAGCATGCCGAGTCGGCGAAGGTGATGAACGAAGCGCGCGTGCATGGCAGCGACGCGGCGAAATTAAGTTCGATGGTGCGCGAGAACGTGATCGCGCAACTGGCGAATATTCAGACCCACCCGAGTGTGCGCCTGGCCCAGGAGCAAGGGCGGCTGAATCTGCATGGTTGGGTGTACGACATCGAGACCGGTTCGATCGACGCGCTCACTTCCGATCGTCGCACCTTTGTGCCGCTGGCCGAGCGGCCTGAGACTTGCGCGATCAGCGCGCAAGCCAGCCACGCTGCCTGA
- the cynS gene encoding cyanase, which yields MQQSHAYNDNSLALTTRVLDAKAKKDLSWQDLADGTGLSLAYVTAALLGQHPLPEIAAQVVGDKLDLSADDVAALQIIPLRGSLSGVPTDPTIYRFYEMIQIYGTTLKALVHEQFGDGIISAINFKLDIKKVEDPEGGSRAVVTLDGKFLPLRPF from the coding sequence ATGCAACAGTCCCACGCCTACAACGACAACAGCCTGGCCCTGACCACCCGCGTTCTCGACGCCAAGGCGAAAAAAGATCTGTCGTGGCAGGATCTCGCTGACGGCACCGGCCTCAGCCTGGCTTATGTCACCGCCGCCCTGCTCGGCCAGCATCCGTTGCCGGAAATCGCTGCTCAAGTGGTTGGCGACAAGCTTGATCTGAGCGCCGATGACGTCGCCGCTCTGCAGATCATTCCTTTGCGCGGCAGCCTCAGCGGCGTGCCGACCGATCCGACCATCTACCGTTTTTACGAAATGATCCAGATCTACGGCACCACGCTGAAAGCGTTGGTTCACGAGCAGTTCGGTGACGGCATCATCAGTGCGATCAACTTCAAACTGGACATCAAGAAAGTCGAAGACCCGGAAGGCGGCTCCCGCGCCGTGGTGACCCTCGACGGCAAGTTCCTGCCGCTGCGCCCGTTCTGA
- the cynR gene encoding transcriptional regulator CynR, whose protein sequence is MLLRHLRYLLAVADHGGFTRAAEVLHVSQPTLSQQIRQLEETLGVSLFDRTSRTVKPTDAGAAYIECARRVLVELEAGQRALHDVKDLSRGTLRLAMTPTFMAYLVGPLVRDYRARFPGIHLEIFELSMDDIEAGLADDSLDVAIAFTPVRNADIECIPAFTETLGIMVGPGHPLYDSPSVLTSTELASLDFALLAPGFITRLSVDEYFRQHGITPQVRIEVNSVSTLLEVVRHAPLATMLPEAIASEDRALRRLRVDGEAPQRGAALLRRRNNYHSVAALAFVELVLGMKSPSP, encoded by the coding sequence ATGCTGTTGCGACATTTGCGTTATTTGCTCGCCGTTGCCGATCACGGTGGCTTCACCCGCGCCGCCGAAGTGCTGCATGTATCGCAGCCGACGTTGTCGCAGCAGATCCGGCAACTGGAAGAAACCCTCGGCGTCAGCCTGTTTGATCGCACCTCGCGCACGGTGAAGCCGACGGATGCAGGCGCGGCTTACATTGAATGCGCACGGCGCGTGCTGGTGGAGCTGGAGGCCGGACAGCGCGCCTTGCACGATGTGAAGGATTTGTCGCGCGGCACCCTGCGCCTGGCGATGACGCCGACGTTCATGGCGTATCTGGTCGGGCCGTTGGTGCGTGATTACAGGGCACGGTTTCCCGGGATTCATCTGGAGATCTTCGAGTTGTCGATGGACGACATCGAGGCCGGGCTGGCGGACGACTCGCTGGATGTCGCGATCGCGTTTACGCCGGTGCGCAATGCCGATATCGAATGCATACCGGCGTTTACCGAGACGCTGGGCATCATGGTCGGGCCTGGGCACCCGCTCTATGACAGCCCTTCGGTGTTGACGTCGACGGAATTGGCTTCACTGGATTTCGCCTTGCTGGCGCCGGGCTTCATTACGCGATTATCGGTGGATGAGTATTTTCGTCAGCACGGGATTACGCCGCAGGTGCGGATTGAAGTGAATTCGGTGAGTACGTTGCTGGAAGTGGTGCGGCATGCGCCGCTGGCGACCATGCTGCCCGAGGCGATTGCCAGCGAAGACCGCGCGTTGCGCCGCTTGCGGGTCGACGGGGAGGCGCCACAGCGTGGCGCGGCGTTGTTGCGGCGCAGGAATAATTATCACAGTGTGGCGGCGTTGGCGTTTGTGGAACTGGTGCTCGGCATGAAAAGCCCCTCACCCTAA